In one Neobacillus sp. CF12 genomic region, the following are encoded:
- a CDS encoding sugar ABC transporter substrate-binding protein: MKKNFLKSTFVSAIAATLLLTGCGAGGETKQTNGNTTIEGVPERFAKGEQPKIKVIRKIGGDDHTAQFLAGAKQEGEALGFTVDVFTANGDTAKFHDAINQALSQDYDGYIISHGDDDATVNDVKKIVDAGKSIVAFDSNANLTTVDGVTLTSQDDEALATLALEKLVEETDGEANIAYLWVDGFPPMVRRNKVYQDVLEKNPGIKEVERFGIASADTSVQTQNAVAAMLNKYPKGELDAIFATWDAFAIGAARALKEAGREEVKLYGIDVSNADLQEIQREGSAWKYTAAVDPKLIGAVNMRLLAKKLAGEETPQTYDLEASLISQEELQKSKDPVNMVNLANIIPGWGQSTAFEEDWMKKLKEHYKK, encoded by the coding sequence ATGAAAAAGAATTTTTTAAAGAGCACATTTGTATCAGCGATTGCTGCAACGCTTTTACTTACAGGCTGTGGTGCTGGAGGAGAAACAAAGCAAACAAATGGAAATACAACAATTGAGGGAGTTCCTGAACGTTTTGCAAAAGGGGAGCAGCCAAAAATTAAGGTAATCCGAAAAATCGGCGGTGACGATCATACTGCTCAATTCCTAGCTGGTGCTAAACAAGAAGGCGAAGCATTAGGTTTCACAGTAGATGTTTTTACAGCAAATGGAGATACAGCTAAATTTCATGACGCAATTAATCAAGCATTAAGCCAAGACTATGATGGATATATCATTTCTCATGGTGATGATGATGCAACTGTAAATGATGTAAAGAAAATTGTTGATGCTGGAAAAAGTATTGTTGCCTTTGATTCAAATGCGAACTTAACAACTGTGGATGGTGTGACTTTAACATCACAGGATGATGAAGCATTGGCAACATTGGCATTAGAGAAATTGGTTGAAGAAACAGATGGAGAAGCGAATATCGCTTATTTATGGGTTGACGGATTCCCGCCAATGGTTAGAAGGAATAAAGTATATCAGGATGTTTTAGAGAAAAACCCAGGCATTAAAGAAGTTGAACGTTTTGGTATTGCTTCCGCTGATACGAGTGTACAAACACAGAATGCTGTTGCCGCGATGTTAAATAAATATCCAAAAGGTGAATTGGATGCAATTTTTGCCACTTGGGATGCTTTTGCCATTGGTGCTGCACGTGCATTAAAGGAAGCTGGCAGAGAAGAAGTTAAGCTTTATGGTATTGACGTTTCCAATGCTGATTTGCAGGAAATTCAAAGAGAAGGCAGTGCTTGGAAGTATACGGCAGCGGTTGATCCAAAGCTAATCGGAGCAGTTAATATGAGGTTATTAGCGAAGAAACTAGCAGGTGAAGAAACTCCGCAAACCTATGATCTAGAGGCATCGTTGATTTCACAAGAGGAACTTCAAAAATCAAAGGATCCTGTAAATATGGTGAACCTTGCCAATATTATTCCAGGATGGGGACAATCAACCGCCTTTGAAGAGGATTGGATGAAGAAGTTAAAAGAGCATTATAAAAAATAG
- a CDS encoding endospore germination permease — MKYTQNQITLMQYIFLIHGVQLGVGLLTLPRELAEKAGTDGWIALIIGWLFSTLASLIIIQVMKNYPNGTIIDLVTHFFGKWIGKITAFIFALYFAFLGSIVFIREGLFIQFWVLSQTELFILLFLLSIPSYMIVRNNITILGRYAELVFFMTTWMLFFYFTPLKEAHWLHLLPIIKEGWKPILIAAKTTIFSFLGFEIAFFLYPFLQKKQKASIGIVIANTLTLAVYIIVTIVAFAFYSPDEITQYKEPTINLLKIVEFRFLERLEIVFLSIYIFVISTTVLPLFFATVFSATQLFGKQDHSKYVVWLLLLNLVYVFFIPQSFGRNTQLQKGVEPISLIIGYAFPLCLWGYLWIYSRIKRGALK; from the coding sequence ATGAAATATACACAAAATCAAATTACATTGATGCAATATATATTTTTAATTCATGGTGTCCAACTTGGGGTCGGCCTGTTAACCCTGCCGCGTGAATTAGCTGAAAAGGCAGGGACAGATGGGTGGATTGCCCTCATAATTGGCTGGTTATTTTCTACACTAGCTAGTTTAATCATTATTCAGGTGATGAAGAATTACCCTAATGGAACGATCATTGATCTTGTGACTCATTTTTTTGGGAAATGGATTGGGAAAATCACTGCTTTTATTTTTGCTTTGTATTTCGCTTTTTTAGGCTCAATCGTTTTTATTAGAGAAGGTCTTTTTATCCAATTTTGGGTTTTGTCACAAACAGAATTGTTTATCTTGTTGTTTCTCCTATCCATTCCCAGCTACATGATTGTTCGAAATAATATTACGATATTAGGCAGGTATGCTGAATTGGTGTTCTTTATGACGACATGGATGCTCTTCTTTTATTTCACTCCTTTAAAAGAAGCACACTGGCTTCATCTTCTTCCAATTATTAAGGAGGGATGGAAACCAATCCTTATAGCAGCAAAAACAACAATTTTCTCCTTTTTGGGATTTGAAATTGCTTTCTTCCTTTATCCTTTTTTACAAAAGAAACAAAAAGCGTCCATCGGAATCGTCATTGCCAATACACTTACGCTGGCCGTATATATCATTGTAACGATCGTTGCGTTTGCATTTTACAGTCCAGACGAAATTACCCAATATAAGGAACCAACCATTAATCTGTTAAAAATAGTTGAATTTAGATTTTTAGAACGGTTAGAAATTGTCTTTTTATCTATATATATATTTGTGATATCTACAACGGTCCTGCCTCTCTTTTTTGCGACTGTATTTTCTGCGACTCAATTATTTGGTAAACAAGATCACAGTAAATATGTAGTATGGTTATTACTTCTTAACCTAGTCTATGTTTTTTTTATACCCCAATCTTTTGGAAGAAATACACAGCTTCAAAAAGGGGTCGAACCTATTAGTTTAATAATTGGGTATGCTTTTCCACTATGTTTATGGGGATATCTCTGGATTTATTCTCGAATAAAAAGGGGGGCTCTTAAATGA
- a CDS encoding threonine/serine exporter family protein, translated as MDIIGQLITSFIATAAFGVIFNAPKETLVKCGLVGMGGWIIYYIAEKYTGDSVLATLAATLFVGIVSQELAKFYKTPVIIFSVAGIIPLVPGGLAYDTMRNFVEDDYFQAVALGAKVTLLSGSIAFGLVFSEVINQVVRKIKGSNGMKI; from the coding sequence GTGGATATCATTGGACAATTAATTACAAGTTTTATTGCAACTGCTGCATTTGGAGTCATTTTTAACGCACCGAAGGAAACTTTAGTAAAATGTGGACTTGTTGGAATGGGCGGGTGGATTATCTATTATATAGCGGAAAAGTACACAGGAGATTCAGTTTTAGCCACACTAGCTGCCACTCTTTTTGTTGGAATCGTCAGCCAGGAGTTAGCTAAATTCTATAAAACACCAGTCATTATTTTTAGCGTTGCTGGAATTATTCCTTTAGTACCTGGTGGTCTGGCCTATGATACGATGAGGAATTTTGTCGAGGACGATTATTTTCAAGCGGTAGCACTAGGTGCAAAAGTTACCTTACTTTCAGGTTCGATTGCTTTTGGGCTTGTTTTTTCAGAAGTTATTAATCAAGTTGTTCGGAAGATTAAAGGAAGTAATGGTATGAAAATCTAA
- the yfkAB gene encoding radical SAM/CxCxxxxC motif protein YfkAB has product MSYLKKITPEYDPWEAYNDIKQYGQPQLTNIEFTTTTLCNMRCEHCAVGYTLQTKDPKALPLEMLLRRLDEIPSLRSLSITGGEPMLSLSSVKEYVVPILQYAHERGVRTQINSNLTLDLARYELIVPYLDVLHISHNWGTVDDFVEGGFARMERKPDYNQREKYFERMIENSRELVKAGVMVSAETMLNKRTLPHLEKIHRQIVDEMLCQRHEVHPMYPSDFASNLETLTLNEIREAIHHLLDVRDEEVWMLFGTLPFYACSHKPEDLALLNRLFQSKNVTVRNDPDGRSRLNVNIFNGDIIVTDFGDTPPLGNIQTTNLLDAYQTWQSSDISKELSCHCPAVSCLGPNILVKNSYYQDINFSTQKNNISK; this is encoded by the coding sequence ATGTCCTACTTGAAAAAAATAACCCCTGAATATGACCCGTGGGAAGCTTATAATGATATTAAGCAATACGGACAACCTCAATTAACGAATATTGAATTCACGACAACAACCTTATGTAATATGCGCTGTGAGCATTGTGCAGTAGGGTATACCCTTCAAACAAAAGACCCCAAAGCTCTTCCATTGGAAATGCTTTTACGAAGGTTAGATGAAATTCCAAGCCTTCGGTCGTTAAGTATAACAGGCGGAGAGCCGATGCTTTCCTTGTCTTCAGTCAAAGAATATGTAGTTCCAATCTTACAATATGCTCATGAACGTGGAGTTCGGACGCAAATCAATTCTAATTTAACACTTGATTTAGCGAGATATGAGTTAATTGTTCCATATTTAGATGTTTTACATATTTCACATAACTGGGGAACAGTAGATGATTTCGTAGAGGGCGGATTTGCTAGAATGGAGCGCAAGCCTGATTATAATCAACGAGAAAAGTATTTTGAGAGGATGATAGAAAATAGTAGGGAACTAGTGAAGGCTGGTGTGATGGTTTCGGCAGAAACAATGCTTAACAAGCGGACACTGCCTCATCTAGAAAAAATCCATCGCCAAATTGTAGATGAAATGCTCTGCCAGCGGCATGAGGTTCACCCTATGTATCCAAGTGATTTTGCTAGTAATCTTGAAACGTTAACACTTAATGAAATAAGAGAAGCCATTCATCATTTACTTGATGTTCGAGATGAAGAGGTGTGGATGCTTTTTGGGACTCTCCCTTTTTATGCATGCAGCCATAAGCCAGAGGATTTAGCGTTATTAAATAGACTCTTTCAAAGTAAAAATGTAACAGTAAGAAATGATCCCGATGGAAGATCCCGACTCAATGTTAATATCTTTAATGGGGATATTATCGTAACAGATTTTGGCGATACTCCGCCACTTGGAAATATCCAAACTACCAACTTGCTAGATGCTTATCAAACCTGGCAATCCTCTGATATTTCAAAGGAATTGAGTTGTCACTGTCCAGCAGTTTCATGTCTTGGTCCTAATATATTAGTTAAGAACAGTTATTATCAAGATATCAACTTTTCAACGCAGAAAAATAATATTAGCAAATAA
- a CDS encoding spore germination protein, protein MPFFQKYHDKKKQQSTFQIEKNDISKKFISSLLVENVAEIQIIFCETPDLVLKNFVIKQTNSPAALVYLSGLTDTKTINNHILSPLLFEADKEEKNFKVQVSVGDVKEKNTWQEIESAILQGNSVLFIDKRNNAFIFDTQGWPQRAVEDTSIESSLRGEHLGFTETGSNNIALIRRHIPNRELKMKEITVGARGNLKLTIMYLADVANPEALKELVDRLNKIDVDSILNAASLAEYIEDNPYSPFPQLFLTERPDFAAAEILQGRIVTVVDRSPNVLIGPATFETFFKSMDDYGSRWLVASFIRLMRYFGFIVAIFLPATYIAVIAFHFEIIPLKLLLSIGASRERVPFPPFIEAIVMEITLEMLREAGIRLPAKIGQTVGIVGGIVIGQAAVEAGIVSNIMVIVVALTAIASFIIPNYDMGAAIRMLRFPMMISASLFGFIGIAVGLMTLIAHFISLKSLGTPYGSPIAPLRFPDWKDLFIRFPEWSIVKRPESTRAIQWQKAKFKRSEGDEH, encoded by the coding sequence ATGCCCTTTTTTCAAAAATATCATGATAAAAAGAAGCAACAAAGTACATTCCAAATAGAGAAAAATGACATCTCAAAAAAATTCATAAGTTCACTGTTGGTAGAGAATGTTGCAGAAATACAGATCATTTTTTGCGAGACACCAGATTTGGTTTTGAAGAACTTTGTCATAAAACAAACAAACAGCCCAGCGGCTTTGGTTTATTTAAGCGGGCTTACAGATACAAAGACGATTAATAATCATATCCTAAGCCCACTTTTATTTGAAGCAGATAAAGAGGAGAAAAACTTTAAGGTACAGGTATCGGTGGGAGATGTAAAAGAAAAAAATACGTGGCAGGAAATTGAAAGTGCGATTCTACAAGGAAATAGTGTCTTATTTATTGATAAGCGGAATAATGCTTTCATCTTTGATACACAGGGATGGCCACAAAGAGCAGTTGAGGATACTTCCATTGAGTCTTCTTTAAGAGGAGAACATCTCGGTTTCACAGAAACCGGGAGCAATAATATTGCTTTAATTCGCCGCCATATTCCGAACCGTGAGTTGAAAATGAAGGAAATAACTGTTGGTGCAAGAGGGAATTTGAAGCTTACGATTATGTATTTAGCCGATGTTGCAAATCCAGAGGCATTAAAAGAGCTTGTAGACCGATTAAACAAAATAGATGTGGACAGTATTTTAAATGCAGCCTCCTTAGCAGAATATATTGAGGACAACCCCTATTCTCCGTTTCCACAATTATTTTTAACAGAACGTCCTGATTTTGCGGCTGCTGAAATATTACAGGGGAGGATTGTGACTGTAGTGGATCGATCTCCCAATGTCTTAATTGGTCCAGCAACCTTTGAAACTTTTTTCAAGAGTATGGATGATTATGGGTCACGGTGGCTAGTGGCATCTTTTATTCGCCTCATGAGATATTTTGGCTTTATTGTTGCCATATTTCTACCGGCAACTTATATAGCCGTCATTGCTTTTCACTTTGAAATCATCCCTTTAAAGCTGCTTTTATCCATTGGTGCGTCCCGAGAACGAGTTCCATTTCCACCTTTTATTGAAGCCATCGTTATGGAGATCACTTTAGAAATGTTGCGGGAAGCGGGTATACGTCTTCCAGCTAAAATTGGTCAAACAGTTGGAATCGTCGGTGGTATTGTCATTGGTCAAGCAGCTGTAGAGGCAGGGATTGTAAGTAATATAATGGTGATTGTCGTAGCTTTGACAGCAATCGCTTCTTTTATTATTCCGAATTATGATATGGGTGCTGCCATTCGGATGCTTCGATTTCCGATGATGATTTCGGCATCGTTATTCGGATTCATTGGAATCGCAGTTGGATTAATGACATTAATTGCCCATTTTATTTCTCTCAAATCATTAGGTACACCTTATGGCAGTCCAATAGCTCCATTAAGGTTCCCGGATTGGAAGGATCTATTTATTCGGTTCCCAGAGTGGTCTATTGTAAAGCGCCCTGAAAGTACTAGAGCCATACAGTGGCAAAAGGCTAAGTTTAAGCGTTCAGAGGGTGACGAACATTGA
- a CDS encoding threonine/serine exporter family protein — MENEKTHTYEVMEVCLLAGKIMLQSGGETYRVEDTMMRMAAAFGIVHSHSYVTPTGIIFSAEGAEPTKTKLIRISTRSTDLKKVAMVNSISRRITSGEINLEAAHKLLKELDALNVTFPFMVQVAAASIASGCFMIMFMGEWIDFIPAMVTGGIGYFGFLYFHRYIHVKFFSEFLASFIIGLLSVIFVKMGLGQQLDKIIIGSVMTLVPGLLVTNAVRDLMAGHLVSGLSKGAEALLTAFAIGSGIAVVLSFL, encoded by the coding sequence ATGGAAAACGAAAAAACACATACATATGAAGTAATGGAAGTTTGTTTACTTGCGGGAAAAATCATGCTGCAAAGCGGCGGTGAAACCTATCGAGTTGAGGATACGATGATGAGAATGGCTGCTGCATTTGGAATTGTTCATTCCCACAGTTATGTGACACCAACAGGGATTATTTTTTCAGCGGAAGGTGCTGAGCCTACTAAAACGAAGTTAATTCGGATATCTACAAGGTCCACTGATCTGAAGAAAGTAGCAATGGTAAATAGTATTTCACGAAGGATAACTAGTGGTGAAATCAATCTCGAAGCGGCACACAAACTTTTAAAAGAGTTAGACGCATTAAATGTAACCTTTCCATTTATGGTCCAGGTTGCAGCGGCCTCTATTGCAAGTGGTTGTTTTATGATTATGTTTATGGGTGAGTGGATTGACTTTATCCCTGCGATGGTAACTGGAGGGATAGGTTATTTCGGATTTTTATATTTTCATCGCTATATACACGTAAAGTTTTTCTCTGAGTTTCTAGCCTCGTTCATTATTGGGTTATTATCGGTGATTTTTGTGAAAATGGGTTTAGGTCAGCAGTTAGATAAGATTATCATCGGCTCTGTCATGACCTTAGTTCCTGGACTCTTAGTTACCAATGCTGTAAGGGATTTAATGGCAGGACACTTGGTTTCGGGGTTATCAAAAGGTGCGGAAGCACTCTTAACAGCCTTTGCAATTGGATCTGGAATTGCTGTAGTTTTATCATTTTTGTGA
- a CDS encoding formate/nitrite transporter family protein, with protein MEMPLLSEVEKLALKKVKIFRQSLLRYILRAMLASMFIGFGVIVAFKTGNYFYLEHSPFAYPMAALTFGSAIILIAYGGGDLFTGNTFYYTYAALRGKMGWLEVTQLWVSSYIGNILGAAVFAFMIFTTGLYAESSVNGFLLSVVEKKMQVPTMELFFRGILCNWLVCLAFFIPMGLKGDGPKMFSMMLFVFCFFISGYEHSIANMCTFAIALVLNHPGTISWGGVFHNLIPVTLGNLIGGGILMAWMYHFVNKPFLDDDKE; from the coding sequence ATGGAGATGCCACTCTTAAGTGAAGTCGAAAAGCTGGCGTTAAAAAAAGTAAAAATCTTTAGACAAAGCCTGTTACGGTATATTTTACGAGCCATGCTTGCAAGTATGTTTATCGGTTTTGGTGTAATTGTTGCCTTTAAGACTGGTAACTACTTTTATTTAGAACATTCCCCTTTTGCCTATCCGATGGCCGCTCTCACCTTTGGATCAGCAATTATTTTAATCGCTTATGGAGGCGGGGATTTATTTACTGGTAATACCTTTTATTACACCTATGCTGCACTTCGTGGAAAAATGGGTTGGCTGGAAGTTACCCAACTCTGGGTCAGCAGTTACATTGGAAATATTTTGGGTGCAGCAGTTTTCGCCTTTATGATTTTTACAACGGGACTATACGCAGAATCCTCGGTTAATGGTTTTTTATTAAGTGTTGTAGAAAAGAAAATGCAGGTACCAACGATGGAACTTTTTTTCCGAGGAATCCTTTGTAATTGGCTCGTTTGCCTGGCTTTTTTTATCCCAATGGGTCTTAAAGGTGATGGACCAAAAATGTTTTCAATGATGCTTTTCGTGTTCTGCTTTTTTATTTCCGGCTATGAACATAGCATTGCCAATATGTGTACATTTGCAATTGCTTTAGTGTTAAATCACCCAGGCACAATCTCATGGGGCGGAGTTTTCCATAACCTAATCCCAGTGACACTTGGCAACCTAATTGGCGGCGGTATTTTAATGGCATGGATGTACCATTTTGTGAATAAACCATTTTTGGATGATGATAAGGAATAG